One stretch of Procambarus clarkii isolate CNS0578487 chromosome 35, FALCON_Pclarkii_2.0, whole genome shotgun sequence DNA includes these proteins:
- the LOC123752623 gene encoding splicing factor 3B subunit 4-like, translating into MGHHERPWISMGHNGSPWATMGHHGPPWITMDHHGPPWVTMGHLGPPWATMGHHGPPWATMGHHGSPWITMDHHGPPRATMGHHGPPWATMGHHGPPWATMGHNGSPWATMGHHGPPWVTMDHHGPPWVTMGHLGPPWATMGHHGPPWVTMGHNGSPWATMGNNGSPWATMGHHGP; encoded by the coding sequence ATGGGCCACCATGAGCGACCATGGATCAGCATGGGCCACAATGGGTCACCATGGGCCACCATGGGTCACCATGGGCCACCATGGATCACCATGGATCACCATGGGCCACCATGGGTCACCATGGGCCACCTTGGACCACCATGGGCCACCATGGGCCACCATGGGCCACCTTGGGCCACCATGGGTCACCATGGATCACCATGGATCACCATGGATCACCATGGGCCACCAAGGGCCACAATGGGTCACCATGGGCCACCATGGGCAACAATGGGTCACCATGGGCCACCATGGGCCACCATGGGCCATAATGGGTCACCATGGGCCACCATGGGTCACCATGGGCCACCATGGGTCACCATGGATCACCATGGGCCACCATGGGTCACCATGGGCCACCTTGGGCCACCATGGGCCACCATGGGTCACCATGGGCCACCATGGGTCACCATGGGCCACAATGGGTCACCATGGGCCACCATGGGCAACAATGGGTCACCATGGGCCACCATGGGCCACCATGGGCCATAA
- the LOC123752622 gene encoding mucin-1-like → MGHHGSPWATMGHHGSPWATMGHNGSPWATMGNNGSPWATMGHHGPPWVTMGHHGPPWATMGHLGPPWATLGHHGPPWVTMGHHGPPWVTMGHHGPPWVTMGHHGPPWATMGHLGPPWATMGHHGSPWATMGHHGSPWATMGHHGPPWVTMGHNGSPWVTMGHNGPPWATMGHHGPPWVTMGHHGSPWVTMGHHGPPWVTMGHHGSPWVTMGHNGSPWATMGHHGSPWATMGHHGPPWATMGHHGSPWATKPIPGMATKDVRNADTNANKAIKAA, encoded by the coding sequence ATGGGCCACCATGGGTCACCATGGGCCACCATGGGTCACCATGGATCACCATGGGCCACCATGGGCCATAATGGGTCACCATGGGCCACCATGGGCAACAATGGGTCACCATGGGCCACCATGGGTCACCATGGGCCACCATGGGTCACCATGGGCCACCATGGGCCACCATGGGCCACCATGGGCCACCTTGGGCCACCATGGGCCACCTTGGGCCACCATGGGCCACCATGGGTCACCATGGGCCACCATGGGCCACCATGGGTCACCATGGGTCACCATGGGCCACCATGGGTCACCATGGGCCACCATGGGCCACCTTGGGCCACCATGGGCCACCTTGGGCCACCATGGGCCACCATGGGCCACCATGGGTCACCATGGGCCACCATGGGCCACCATGGGTCACCATGGGCCACCATGGGTCACCATGGGCCACCATGGGTCACCATGGGCCACAATGGGTCACCATGGGTCACCATGGGTCACAATGGGCCACCATGGGCCACCATGGGCCACCATGGGCCACCATGGGTCACCATGGGTCACCATGGGTCACCATGGGTCACCATGGGTCACCATGGGCCACCATGGGTCACCATGGGCCACCATGGGTCACCATGGGTCACCATGGGCCACAATGGGTCACCATGGGCCACCATGGGCCACCATGGGTCACCATGGGCCACAATGGGCCACCATGGGCCACCATGGGCCACCATGGGTCACCATGGGTCACCATGGGCCACCAAGCCGATCCCGGGAATGGCAACTAAAGACGTTCGGAATGCGGATACAAATGCAAACAAGGCAATTAAGGCCGCCTGA
- the LOC123752624 gene encoding uncharacterized protein, producing MPTPTRHAHTHKTCPQPQDMPTATRHAHRHKTCPQTQDMPTDTRHAHSHKTCPKPQDMPTATRHAHTHKTCPQTQDMPTDTSHAHSHKTCPQPQEMPTSTRHAHSHKTCPHPQDMPTSTRHAHRHCMPQGYNSAHKMSVHRGSYRHMKDV from the coding sequence ATGCCCACACCCACAAGACATGCCCACACCCACAAGACATGCCCACAGCCACAAGACATGCCCACAGCCACAAGACATGCCCACAGACACAAGACATGCCCACAGACACAAGACATGCCCACAGACACAAGACATGCCCACAGCCACAAGACATGCCCAAAGCCACAAGACATGCCCACAGCCACAAGACATGCCCACACCCACAAGACATGCCCACAGACACAAGACATGCCCACAGACACAAGTCATGCCCACAGCCACAAGACATGCCCACAGCCACAAGAAATGCCCACATCCACAAGACATGCCCACAGCCACAAGACATGCCCACATCCACAAGACATGCCCACATCCACAAGACATGCCCACAGACATTGTATGCCTCAAGGATACAATTctgctcacaagatgagtgttcACAGAGGATCATATCGTCATATGAAAGATGTTTAA